One part of the Acinetobacter sp. XS-4 genome encodes these proteins:
- a CDS encoding uracil-DNA glycosylase family protein, protein MIIEIETHPLEPFLPENARLLMLGSFPPPRNKWKMDFYYPNFQNDMWRIFGLIFFQDKTYFLSENQKNFNEKRIRNFLIETGIAIFDTAYQVKRLKGNAADKFLEIVTPTDLTVLLQQIPLCQTIMTTGDKATDTLISVLPENTEKPLIGTSTSTYFADRDINLYRLPSSSRAYPLALEKKAEAYQKFFKQIGIL, encoded by the coding sequence ATGATAATTGAGATAGAAACACATCCACTAGAACCCTTTTTACCTGAAAATGCGCGTTTACTCATGTTAGGTAGCTTTCCACCACCGCGTAATAAATGGAAGATGGATTTTTACTATCCAAATTTCCAAAATGACATGTGGCGAATTTTTGGTTTAATCTTTTTCCAAGACAAAACTTACTTTTTAAGTGAAAACCAAAAAAACTTTAATGAAAAACGTATTCGAAATTTCTTGATTGAAACAGGCATTGCGATCTTTGATACGGCTTACCAAGTTAAGCGGTTGAAGGGAAATGCCGCAGATAAATTTCTTGAAATCGTAACGCCAACAGATCTTACTGTTTTACTTCAGCAGATTCCTCTATGTCAGACCATTATGACCACAGGCGATAAGGCGACTGACACTTTAATTTCAGTTTTACCAGAGAACACTGAAAAACCACTTATAGGAACATCTACTTCGACTTACTTTGCAGATCGAGATATTAATTTATATCGCTTACCATCTTCTTCTCGAGCTTATCCATTGGCACTAGAGAAAAAAGCTGAGGCTTATCAAAAATTCTTTAAACAGATTGGGATTTTATAA
- a CDS encoding dipeptidase has translation MKPSHIPVFDGHNDALTRLWLSDHPDPVNAFIHERLAGHLDLKRCQEAGFIGGMFAIFLPPYGYVQQNHPNKLFDQNASDFTQQQIEQICLEQLDLAHQLAQHSKNIKICTSVQNIQDCRAEQKLAIMLHMEGAEALQHNPDLLDVFYERGLRSIGPLWNRPSRFGHGLNAKFPHSPDTGAGLTSDGKDFIKRCADKKMVIDVSHMNEQAFWNTVDILQQPIVATHSNAHVLCPQARNLTDLQLKAIRESKGVVGVNFDVAFLRSDGQRNADTSIDVILEHLEYLMDHLGEEHVGFGSDFDGALIATELEDVTGLHHLIELMQQRGYSKTLIENICLNNWVRVLDRILAE, from the coding sequence ATGAAGCCTAGCCATATTCCAGTTTTTGATGGGCATAATGATGCTTTAACACGGTTATGGCTAAGTGATCATCCAGATCCAGTAAATGCTTTTATTCATGAACGTTTAGCAGGTCATCTCGATCTAAAACGCTGTCAAGAAGCTGGTTTTATTGGAGGAATGTTTGCGATTTTTTTGCCTCCATATGGCTATGTTCAACAGAACCATCCCAATAAGCTATTTGATCAAAATGCTTCTGATTTTACACAACAGCAAATTGAACAAATTTGCTTGGAACAACTCGATTTAGCTCATCAACTCGCTCAGCATTCTAAAAATATTAAAATTTGCACATCGGTTCAAAATATTCAGGATTGCCGAGCAGAGCAAAAACTAGCAATTATGTTGCATATGGAAGGTGCTGAAGCTTTACAGCACAACCCTGATTTACTCGATGTATTTTATGAAAGAGGTCTGCGTAGTATTGGTCCACTCTGGAATAGACCGAGCCGCTTTGGACATGGTTTAAATGCTAAGTTTCCTCATTCACCCGACACTGGAGCAGGTCTTACGAGCGATGGCAAAGACTTTATAAAACGCTGTGCCGATAAAAAGATGGTGATTGATGTTTCTCATATGAATGAACAAGCTTTTTGGAATACGGTAGATATATTGCAGCAGCCAATCGTAGCAACGCACTCTAATGCGCATGTTTTATGTCCTCAAGCACGTAACTTAACTGACCTACAGCTCAAAGCAATCCGAGAAAGTAAAGGCGTGGTGGGGGTAAATTTCGATGTTGCTTTTTTACGATCGGATGGACAACGCAATGCTGATACATCCATCGATGTAATTTTAGAACATTTAGAATATTTAATGGATCATTTGGGCGAAGAACATGTAGGTTTTGGTTCAGACTTTGATGGTGCACTCATTGCTACTGAGCTTGAAGATGTAACGGGGCTACATCACTTAATTGAGCTTATGCAACAGCGTGGTTATTCTAAAACACTGATTGAAAATATATGTCTTAATAATTGGGTGAGGGTACTTGATAGAATTTTGGCTGAATAA
- a CDS encoding phospholipase D family protein: protein MDATLKAYMINQLYQQYSNMALNAWGFTNTPSYNDTYDPDENDIVTNSFNWLNDEQATEKTKQGLTAFVALDDAFISIASRMYLIRNAKEKIDLQYYIWTNDFVGNLMLHELLTAADRGVKVRLLIDDQNGVKLDGVLRSLLHHPNFEIRLFNPYKFRYIRILDYIFRFKKVNHRMHNKLIIADGMIAVTGGRNISSEYFDASSKFQFTDLDILFYGHTVQHAQAVFNDFWQSELSQDATKLVGTCAVHHLQSLRQHYHDLLHESENHSQTEDKLYDAQTYLKELLEHYPIQWSKAYFVADSPKKILGIASKEEMLYGQVMAIMGEPKQHIELASAYFVPTQQGTYYLKQLKVQGVKVRVLTNSFAANDVAIVHAFYSQYRVEMLKSGVELFEFKPFLERRRRTWYEVVTGSVIPAKGKNKSSLHAKFFDVDGKVFIGSFNFDPRSTYLNTEVGLVIESSQLQAQISVMLDQHLPQVAYQLKLNSEGKIIWLDYQSNGQVVEYEKDPDTSLFQRTMIKAVSYLPVEWMM, encoded by the coding sequence TTGGATGCGACTTTAAAAGCTTACATGATTAATCAACTCTATCAGCAATACAGTAATATGGCATTAAATGCTTGGGGCTTTACAAATACACCTTCGTATAACGATACATACGACCCTGATGAGAATGATATAGTGACAAATAGCTTTAATTGGTTGAATGATGAGCAAGCTACTGAAAAAACAAAACAAGGATTAACTGCTTTTGTGGCATTGGATGATGCCTTTATCAGTATTGCTTCTCGTATGTATCTGATTAGAAATGCAAAAGAAAAAATTGATTTACAATATTATATTTGGACAAATGATTTTGTTGGAAACCTAATGCTGCACGAGTTGTTAACGGCGGCAGATCGTGGGGTAAAAGTTCGGTTACTCATTGACGATCAAAATGGAGTAAAACTTGATGGTGTTCTAAGAAGCCTTCTACACCACCCTAATTTTGAAATTCGTTTATTTAATCCATACAAATTCAGATATATAAGAATCTTAGACTATATTTTCCGGTTCAAGAAAGTAAACCATCGCATGCATAATAAATTAATCATTGCAGATGGGATGATTGCAGTAACGGGCGGTCGTAATATCAGTAGTGAGTACTTTGATGCAAGTAGTAAGTTTCAGTTTACAGATCTCGATATCTTATTTTATGGGCATACAGTACAACATGCTCAAGCAGTTTTTAATGATTTCTGGCAAAGTGAGCTAAGCCAAGACGCGACCAAGCTAGTCGGAACTTGCGCTGTTCACCACTTGCAATCATTACGACAGCATTATCATGATTTGCTTCATGAAAGTGAAAATCATAGTCAAACTGAAGATAAACTTTACGATGCTCAAACTTATTTAAAAGAACTTCTAGAGCACTATCCAATTCAATGGTCAAAAGCGTATTTTGTTGCAGATTCACCCAAAAAAATCTTAGGAATAGCATCTAAAGAAGAGATGCTTTATGGGCAAGTCATGGCCATTATGGGTGAACCAAAGCAGCACATCGAATTGGCTTCAGCTTATTTTGTTCCTACCCAGCAAGGCACTTACTATTTAAAACAGTTAAAAGTTCAAGGCGTTAAAGTTAGGGTTTTAACTAATTCTTTTGCTGCAAATGATGTGGCAATTGTGCATGCTTTTTATAGTCAATATCGAGTCGAAATGCTGAAAAGTGGTGTAGAACTATTTGAGTTTAAGCCATTTTTAGAGCGCAGACGTAGAACATGGTATGAAGTGGTAACAGGAAGCGTAATCCCTGCCAAAGGTAAAAATAAATCAAGCTTACATGCCAAATTTTTTGATGTAGATGGGAAAGTATTTATTGGTTCATTTAACTTTGATCCACGTTCGACTTACTTAAATACTGAGGTTGGTCTTGTTATTGAATCGAGTCAATTACAGGCTCAAATTTCAGTGATGCTCGATCAGCATTTACCCCAAGTTGCCTATCAGCTTAAGTTAAACAGTGAAGGTAAAATTATTTGGTTAGATTATCAGTCGAATGGACAAGTTGTTGAATATGAAAAAGACCCAGATACGAGCCTTTTCCAACGTACAATGATTAAAGCCGTTTCATATTTGCCAGTTGAATGGATGATGTAA
- a CDS encoding catalase family protein, with the protein MSNFMKPTHFRIFFVFTPLVFAVTGCSETLYSQRTIPIKISSESIAYPEADPVLGEKLQPNEEVLAQNIAQVIKKSIREQYTAGNALRDAHPKAHGCVRAEFHVSQNIPAQFAKGVFIPDQSYQAWIRFSNASNDATSADIDKDARGIAIKLLGVSGDKILESEKQATTQDFIMINHPVFFANDAKRYLSFMNDVNSHNMIRKLHIPFALGFKGTMNALGARNSQIANPLYARYWSMVPYQLGLGKDRQAVKYSVRACKVTPNNLPKNPSHDFLREALKNTLQNNDACMEFLIQPRTSSTMLVEDAMTEWDEKAAPFYQVATIHIPKQDFDTPEQNKFCENLSFTPWHALPEHKPLGAVNRMRKVIYENISRVRHDMNSAPRQEP; encoded by the coding sequence ATGTCAAATTTTATGAAGCCTACACATTTTAGGATATTTTTTGTATTTACTCCTCTTGTTTTTGCAGTAACAGGTTGTAGTGAAACTTTATATTCCCAAAGAACTATACCAATAAAAATATCTTCAGAAAGTATTGCCTATCCAGAAGCTGATCCAGTTTTAGGGGAAAAGTTACAGCCTAATGAGGAAGTGCTAGCTCAGAACATAGCTCAAGTCATTAAAAAGTCAATTCGTGAACAATATACGGCGGGAAATGCTTTGCGTGATGCACATCCTAAAGCGCATGGTTGTGTTCGAGCCGAGTTTCATGTCTCACAAAATATACCTGCTCAGTTTGCTAAAGGCGTTTTTATACCAGACCAAAGTTATCAAGCATGGATTCGTTTTTCGAATGCTTCTAATGACGCCACGAGTGCCGACATTGACAAAGATGCACGTGGTATAGCCATAAAACTTTTAGGTGTATCTGGAGACAAAATTTTAGAAAGTGAAAAGCAAGCAACCACACAAGATTTTATTATGATTAATCACCCTGTCTTTTTTGCCAATGATGCAAAAAGATATCTTTCTTTTATGAACGATGTGAATAGCCACAATATGATCAGAAAACTTCATATTCCTTTTGCCTTAGGTTTTAAAGGAACCATGAATGCACTGGGAGCACGTAACTCACAAATTGCAAACCCACTCTATGCACGTTACTGGTCTATGGTTCCCTATCAGTTAGGCCTTGGCAAAGATCGGCAAGCAGTTAAATATTCAGTACGTGCTTGTAAGGTAACACCAAATAATCTACCTAAAAATCCTAGTCATGATTTTTTAAGAGAAGCTTTAAAGAATACTTTGCAAAATAATGACGCCTGTATGGAGTTTCTTATTCAGCCGAGAACTTCAAGTACAATGCTAGTTGAAGACGCAATGACAGAATGGGATGAGAAAGCAGCTCCTTTCTATCAAGTAGCAACTATTCATATTCCAAAGCAGGACTTTGACACACCAGAACAAAACAAGTTCTGTGAAAATCTGTCTTTTACGCCGTGGCATGCTTTACCTGAACATAAGCCATTAGGTGCAGTAAACAGAATGCGTAAAGTCATTTATGAAAACATAAGTAGAGTTCGACATGATATGAATTCAGCACCTAGACAAGAACCTTAA